The sequence GGCATGGGTAGCAGTCTTTATCACGGTTCAAACTTTGGTGGCTTTAATGTTACCAGCGGCATGATCATGATCCCATTTATATTTGGTGTCGGCATCATGTTTTACAATTACAGAAATATCCTCGGTTGGGCACTCACTTTCGGTTCATTAGTCGCTCTTGTCTTTGGCGTGATCAGTTCGATTCAATTCCGCTTTACCCATATGAGCGCCTTCGATCTTATCGTGATTCTAGTGCTTAGCGTGGGTGGTCTTGGGCTTTTCCTACGCTCATTTCGGTCGATTGAGCAAAAGTATCCCGATAAAGCCGATTAGCACAAAATTAGAGATGGCTTAGTGCCCAACCTGAATGGCTAACGGGCATACTTGATGAGTAAAGAGCACCTTGAAATGTATTTTTTTCATGGTGCGATACTGACAGATGAGTACAGTTCCATCGGCTTCTGATTTAACTAATTGTGCGGTAACGGCTGTTTGAGTAGAGGCAAATGCCAAGCCTGTAGAGAAGATAAACGAACAAGCTAAAGCCATCACTTTTTGCATTATGTTTTTTATCATTCAATCATCCTTATACGCGATAGACACAGTAAGACACTGCATACGGTATAATTCTACCACCTCCAGCTGAACCGCTACTTAACAATAAGTTAGCTTGTATTCCCCTCCAGATAATCTTTTATAACTTTAGCAAGCCGGATGACCCCAGATTCCATTTTTTCATTCCAAGGCAGCGCAAATGTTATTCGAAAATAACAGGAATAATTTGATGTGAAAGAGAACATAGCTCCTGGCGCAATCGAAAGTTTTTCCTGAATGACACGATCCCATAATTCCTCACTGGAAAATTCATCAGGTAACTTAAGCCAGATACAGGGGCCGCCCGTTGGTTGACTCATATAAACCGAATCATCAAGCACTGAGCTCATCAAACTCTTCATTTTAAGGTAATGAGTATTCATCTGAGCTCTGAGCTTTCCCGTTAGTGTAAGATATTCACCGGAAGACATTAGGTTCGACACCATATGTTGCAAGGCAATACTTGGCTCCTCGGCAATGGTTTGTTTTGCATACTGACAGGCGGTGAAAGTATCGCTACATATCAGATAGCCTAAGCTGATGGTCGGTGAGATGGTGTCATAAAAATCACCTATGCTTATCACCCTACAAGATCGAGATTGAGTCACTAAACTTGCGATAGTCACTGGCCGGGCTAAGCCAAAATATAACTCACCACGATCATATTCAATCAAGGTAACATCATGCTCACTTGCCCACTCAATCAAGGCGTTTTTGTCCTCTACCGATAAGACCCGCCCGGTAGGGTCGGCAAAGTTAGGATTAACCAAATAGGTATCGAAGCACTGCTCTTTATGAGCCTTTGAAAGTAGTACCAACTCATCCGCATAACTCCCTTGCATTGGCACCTCAATCACATCGGCATTGAACTGTTTCAAAATCGCCTGAAAATAGAATGATACCGGAGACTCCACCGCCACCGCTTTTCCTATGGCTTTGGCGGCAGAGAGTGCCAGCAACAAGCCCTCTTGCCTGCCATTGGTTATCAGCACCTGCTCCTTGAGAAATACTTGCCCTGAACGCAGTAGATGACGACAAATTTCGAATCTCAACTCTGGGATCCCCCAGATAGGATCTTGCATCAAAAGTTTATAAGGGCGATGCTTCAATACCTGTTTATGCAAACGATTAAGTAGGAGTTCTTGATCAATAACAGTACAGGGAGCCGTGCAAGAAAGAGGCAAGATATCCGGGTCGTTAAACGAATATTGCACCGCATTGGCTAACTCTAATTGCCCATGAATCCGATTGATATTAGAGCCATAATCAGGTTGCTTAAGCATTTCCCTTGAAGCGATAAAATACCCACGCTTAGGCTCTGAGTAGATCCAGCCTAGTCTTTCAAGCTCATAGTAAGCCTGAGTCACAGTTGATACCCCTACGCCTTTATCTTTAGCATAGCGACGCACCGACTCGAGTTTATTGCAGCACAACTTATTTGAGAATATGCCTGACTCAATAGCACGAATAATCTCGTCGACAATTTTCTGATACTTAAACTTAGCCATAATTAGGCATTCAACATCTGTATTGAGTTTTATTGAGGTTAACTGTATCTGTTTTGGTTTTAAGACTCCAGTTAAAGTAAAAAGCAACACAGTAATACTATAGCTATAGAGGTTGCGACTGAGATAGCTGAAGAATCGAATGAAAACAAGGTGACCAAGATGAGCAAAATATTAACCGAGACACAGCGACTTATTATCCGAGAATTTAATCTCGATGATGCACAAGCTGTTTACCACTTTAATGCACCTGAAGAGGTCAACCGCTTTACTGGTGATGCCGGCATCTGTAGCAGCATTGAAGATGCTGAGAATATCATTCGCGACATCTGGTTAGCGGAATATAAAAAATACAGCTACGGCCGCTGGGCAGTAGTGCTTAAAGAGACCAGTGAAGTAATTGG is a genomic window of Shewanella psychrophila containing:
- a CDS encoding PLP-dependent aminotransferase family protein — translated: MAKFKYQKIVDEIIRAIESGIFSNKLCCNKLESVRRYAKDKGVGVSTVTQAYYELERLGWIYSEPKRGYFIASREMLKQPDYGSNINRIHGQLELANAVQYSFNDPDILPLSCTAPCTVIDQELLLNRLHKQVLKHRPYKLLMQDPIWGIPELRFEICRHLLRSGQVFLKEQVLITNGRQEGLLLALSAAKAIGKAVAVESPVSFYFQAILKQFNADVIEVPMQGSYADELVLLSKAHKEQCFDTYLVNPNFADPTGRVLSVEDKNALIEWASEHDVTLIEYDRGELYFGLARPVTIASLVTQSRSCRVISIGDFYDTISPTISLGYLICSDTFTACQYAKQTIAEEPSIALQHMVSNLMSSGEYLTLTGKLRAQMNTHYLKMKSLMSSVLDDSVYMSQPTGGPCIWLKLPDEFSSEELWDRVIQEKLSIAPGAMFSFTSNYSCYFRITFALPWNEKMESGVIRLAKVIKDYLEGNTS